The following proteins come from a genomic window of Alicyclobacillus dauci:
- a CDS encoding ECF transporter S component translates to MDSPKHTQSMKTGSLTASATQSQSRQRTRWLVITAVLAAISIVLSLTPLGLIPVPTPAGSATILQVPAILAAVLAGPFAGGIVGAVFGVVSMLHSSGVPWFTNPLVSVVPRILIGVISYFVYASLIRGAGRARGTFALIVTGFIGSVVNTVLVLGAVYIFFPVKLGSLVTVALVQGLPEAVVSAILTTAIAAAYLGITRQGRKSRIS, encoded by the coding sequence ATGGATTCTCCAAAACATACTCAATCGATGAAAACGGGTTCACTGACTGCTAGTGCAACCCAATCACAGTCTCGCCAGCGGACACGTTGGCTGGTGATTACGGCCGTTCTCGCAGCCATCAGCATTGTGCTGAGTCTGACACCATTAGGCCTCATCCCAGTACCGACGCCAGCAGGGTCCGCAACCATTTTGCAAGTTCCTGCGATTTTGGCGGCCGTTCTTGCGGGGCCGTTTGCGGGAGGAATTGTCGGAGCAGTATTCGGTGTCGTATCGATGCTTCACTCGTCAGGCGTTCCGTGGTTTACGAATCCACTCGTATCTGTCGTGCCACGCATTTTGATCGGTGTGATTAGCTATTTCGTATACGCTTCGCTCATCCGTGGAGCAGGACGAGCAAGAGGGACATTTGCCCTCATTGTTACGGGGTTCATCGGATCGGTTGTCAACACGGTTTTGGTGCTTGGAGCCGTGTACATTTTCTTTCCAGTTAAACTCGGGTCACTTGTGACCGTTGCACTTGTTCAAGGGCTTCCTGAAGCCGTTGTATCCGCTATTTTGACGACTGCGATCGCTGCGGCATATCTAGGCATCACCCGTCAGGGTCGCAAGTCTCGCATTTCATAA
- a CDS encoding DMT family transporter produces MRQSRVMSALLIIVLVVLWGISFAIYKVALNYAPPLIFAGIRTLLGGIVVLMIALLSRKQPNFIKHFWVYAISAVFNVILFFGLQTVGLNYLPAGLFSVLIYLEPVLVGVFAWLWLGEQMTWRKVVGLIFGFMGVAAISARSLTSHVSGVGILIGILTAVFWAIGTVYTKRAQERVDMMWLLAIQFLIGGILITIAGSATESWGAVTWSAPFILGTLFGGFFGIALSWMIWFYLVKSGDASRVAAITFLVPLIAVVTSVLFLHEAVSVWLVFGLILIILGIYLTNTQKKRISEIPPVAHTGVSR; encoded by the coding sequence TTGCGTCAATCACGCGTCATGTCAGCGTTGTTGATTATTGTTTTGGTTGTCTTATGGGGGATTTCGTTCGCCATTTATAAGGTAGCCTTAAATTACGCTCCACCGCTCATTTTCGCGGGAATTCGAACACTTTTGGGCGGGATTGTCGTTCTTATGATCGCTTTACTCAGCCGGAAACAACCGAACTTTATTAAACACTTCTGGGTTTATGCCATTTCTGCCGTGTTCAATGTCATTCTGTTCTTCGGACTTCAAACTGTCGGTCTCAATTATCTACCCGCTGGGTTGTTTTCCGTCCTTATATATTTGGAACCCGTCCTCGTCGGCGTTTTCGCATGGCTGTGGTTAGGTGAACAAATGACTTGGCGAAAAGTGGTCGGTTTAATTTTCGGCTTCATGGGCGTCGCGGCCATCAGTGCCCGCAGTCTCACTAGCCATGTATCCGGAGTAGGCATTCTCATTGGGATTCTCACTGCCGTCTTTTGGGCGATTGGGACGGTATACACGAAACGAGCACAAGAGCGCGTGGATATGATGTGGCTTCTCGCGATTCAATTCCTCATCGGTGGGATCTTGATCACGATTGCTGGCAGCGCAACCGAGTCGTGGGGCGCCGTTACGTGGTCCGCACCATTCATTCTGGGCACGTTGTTCGGGGGCTTTTTTGGGATCGCGCTGTCGTGGATGATTTGGTTCTACCTGGTCAAATCTGGCGATGCCAGCCGCGTTGCGGCCATCACGTTTCTGGTGCCGCTGATCGCCGTTGTCACAAGCGTTTTGTTCCTTCATGAAGCGGTCAGCGTGTGGTTGGTGTTTGGCCTTATTCTGATTATCTTGGGTATCTATTTGACTAATACACAGAAAAAACGAATCTCCGAAATTCCACCCGTTGCACACACGGGCGTTTCACGTTGA
- a CDS encoding energy-coupling factor transporter transmembrane component T family protein encodes MANFEVSKYITIGRYIPRDSFIHRMDPRVKLFCFVLWILAVSLLPSVIVQLGLLVLTVCLFAMAKLPMGYGMSGIRPVLPIVIIVLLFEVIFARSGPNATVLIHAGWLKITTTGILLAVISAARFFTIVWLVSLLTLTTSLSNLTHALERLMSPLQAIRVPVRDMVMMFTIALRFVPLLAEEAERIMKAQAARGADFGTAPWWRIDKRTRSVFPILVPLFIGALQRGETLVLAMEVRGYRPGEARSSYVSFSGRRTDVVALLLSIVVIAIAAVATWGWKLV; translated from the coding sequence ATGGCCAACTTTGAAGTGAGCAAATATATCACCATCGGCCGCTATATTCCTCGCGACTCCTTCATCCACCGGATGGACCCACGGGTGAAGCTGTTTTGTTTTGTTCTCTGGATTTTGGCCGTCAGCTTGTTGCCGTCGGTGATCGTTCAGCTTGGCCTGCTCGTACTGACGGTTTGCCTTTTTGCCATGGCAAAGTTGCCCATGGGCTATGGTATGTCGGGCATTCGACCCGTTTTGCCGATTGTCATTATTGTTTTACTTTTTGAGGTCATCTTCGCGCGATCCGGCCCGAACGCCACCGTCCTTATCCACGCAGGCTGGCTCAAAATCACAACGACTGGCATCTTGCTGGCCGTGATTTCAGCCGCCCGATTCTTTACCATCGTGTGGCTCGTCAGTCTACTCACTCTGACGACTTCATTGTCCAACCTGACGCACGCGCTGGAGCGCCTCATGTCTCCTTTGCAAGCGATTCGCGTGCCGGTTCGGGATATGGTGATGATGTTTACGATAGCACTCCGCTTTGTGCCTCTGCTCGCCGAAGAAGCGGAGCGCATCATGAAAGCACAAGCAGCCCGGGGAGCTGACTTTGGTACGGCGCCGTGGTGGCGGATCGACAAGCGGACCCGGAGCGTGTTTCCCATACTTGTCCCACTCTTCATCGGAGCGCTGCAGCGCGGTGAAACCTTGGTGTTGGCCATGGAAGTGCGTGGCTACCGGCCTGGAGAGGCGAGATCGTCCTATGTGTCATTCAGTGGAAGGCGGACAGATGTCGTCGCCCTGCTGTTATCCATCGTGGTTATCGCAATAGCCGCGGTGGCAACGTGGGGTTGGAAGCTGGTGTGA